In the genome of Rhopalosiphum padi isolate XX-2018 chromosome 1, ASM2088224v1, whole genome shotgun sequence, the window atatttaatagttgtaaaaaagaattttaaaattaattaaatactaatactgtgtcttaatacataataagactatatataaatttatatttatatttaataataatatgaaattttaaaaatttttaggcTCCGAAGAACCGGAACAACGAATATTTTCTAGTAATGATAGCGATATAGAAATTATAAGTAATCCTAGTGAGAATTCTGTTGAAATTCTGGAAGTAATATCAAGGTATACTTGTTCTATatttatgttacatttttatgCTTTGAAATCTTAACCCATTATCAGCTTTAGagatctaataaataaaatattcaccacaattgaaaacattattttcttataaattataatgcatacaaattaatttaaaaaaattgtattttatttttttaaattattagtggcGATTTCAATTGTTAATTATAGTATTCATGTATTATTTAGGTAACTTAAGAGTCcagatgtttaaaaataaacaataatatatttataataacaataaaaatttaagtataaaaaacaaattaacagaaaaaataaagatactTCAAAATTTTGCATTTCAACATATTGTTCTAATTCAATAATTCTCGGggatataaaagataaaaaaagctacaataaatttactatgACGCTATGCAAAtagctaatttttatttttttatttctattgtcCTCATTCTTATCTAGTGGATAATTCCAATTTTGATTAAGCCTTATTCTTTCTTATATCAATgattaaaaaaggaaaaaaatgccTAAAACCTTTTTgaccataaatcataatttataatttatatagcacaccattataaatatattttgggagaaccaataatttaatattttcgacaAGGAAGTTAGTGTGTGATctattactttttgtttttaacaccAATCTTTtagatatttagtatttactcattacatttttttatgtttttattttttaattcatcactttaaaatttaaactaagttCTAAGTGTATTTTTTCactgttataatatgtactatttaatatttggtttagaattatttattaatattcccattttatgaatattattattatacttaaatattatttttaatccaaattatatttatattatagtaaagaaATTAAATCAGAAAAACCTCAGCTGACTGTTGATGTCCGGACTGCATTGACTGAAAGTAGCTCTTCAGGTTAGTATttctatgattatattataagtaatttgtacattaaaatttttactctGTTGGGGATGagataatgacaaaaaaatattacttcaaCTGCTTATTACTACATCGATCATTACTGTATACTGTATCCATCTCATAATACAgtattaatatagtatgttaCCTACTATGAAatgttactttaaaaaaaactgtacacGTGTAGTATGCTACTTACcgtagacatttttatttaattatattacagaaaAATACCTTTGAattaagtcattaaaaaaaaataatatataacagttgTACAGTATTATAGCTAAATAGCTATTGTGATAACTGGTAAATATCCTCCTAGAGCCATGATAACTaacttttagatatattattgtatcctATGTTGTACTTTTTTGCCTTGCTATGTttgcatgtatatttttttttgtgagtattattttgtatatattaattacacaactatttattttaaaataatatgatgaatagATCAATGCACTATTTGTTTGGGCATATTATAACATCTAATGAGGAAACATGTGTTAATTAACTTCAAGAAAAAAACTTGTTGCCAGAACGCCCAGAACTTGACTTTTGTCCAAATTTTATTAGtttcataaattgtaatgtaattattaattggaCAATTGATTGTTAGTAATGTAACATACCATACTTCTCAGTGTTTTTGATAGGTAGTATACTACACAAGTTAGTAGTTTGATTCTCCTTATTTCTGTCCATTATTTTATTCTCttcataatgtataattatctttaattaatacaataagtgTAGCGTACAGTGCAGTTATGTATCAATTTTGGTCATaatcttattttgaatatagtataaatttagCATGGTTAATTGGTGAGTATTGACGTATTGTCATTGATGGACATTGGACAATTTCATATATTctcttttgtttaatttaattaaatttatatagtatacctttctacataatatataattttaataacgtaaTATCAAAACTGATGATCATTTTTCTTACTTATGCATTGTagtttattctaaatataattttttatgtaaatatacctactagaGTTCTAGTCAGTTGAATACaatgtatttaactaatattttgttattagatgtataaaatatgatatttaattcaaGTTAATGTAATTACTAGATATTTCTAATTGctgagttattttataataaataagtacaaatcttaataaaatactGACATTAACTAATTCCTTTTTTAATAGTTCAACATTGtatctttaaaatttttatttattgtggtttttgttgcattttaatttaattaatattaatattaatattaggatCAATGACAGATAGTGTGTGTACCGCTTATGAAAGTCGAAAGCAACACAACAACAGTTCGTCAACAATGAAAGGTACTGTATTAGcaactaaatataatacatttatgtacctaatgaatacatttaaaatatatatattatattgtttgcatAATAAAAACAGGAAGTAACATCGATTCTAGGATTCCATCGGTAGTAGATGTGCCTATTAAGTTTTCTTATGATGATTTTGTATCTATCGATCTACGGTTAAAATCatatgttcaaaataaatatttccggGATAAAGAAGAATTTGTATTGGTTTTTCGAGTAGGTtgtgttattaaatttgttataaaatatttaatttaaatttaatttaaaaaaaaccatattttactCAACAGTGTAATTGTATAATGACAAGCCCAGATCACCGACTTGATGGGTGTGTGATTATATCAAACAAATCACTATATGTGTTTAAATTCATTGGCCAACCAGATGAACTGTAAGCAGTTggtatattgattaatatgcTATTCTTGtatttcactatattttttatcttgtaCAGCTTACAAAAAGTATCTAGACATCGGTTAAGTCTTGTCAAGTCCATTGCTGCTCTTCCATGGAATGTTGGTCTATCTATATGTGTCACTCAACCAGAAAGAGACATGAAATAtgcatttgttttttatgtgcCACATATTACTATACGATTAATTGCATTTTTAGAAAGTATgtgattatttaaatgttaactatCAGTTCTATTCTATTATTTGCCACTGTTTCAGGGATAAAACCATTTGAACAACGAGAGGTATTAGTTTCTTCCCCAAACACTAATTCTTATTTATATGTCAacaatattctttataaaaatgaattgcaCTTACCTATAATTCATGTGATGTTTTGTGAGTGTGCGACAATCATCACAGATAATGGTAATTaatgggtataatattattttattttgaatcaattgtttttattgttactacgagtaattatcatagaaatataacggaactaaataatatttattttaggacTTGTTGAAATTATCGACTTACCGGGTATAGTGATTACGGAATATGAACTAGTAGTATTAGGTGGTGAATGTGCATGGCTGATACCTTACGATGAACATTTCCCAACATTAGCTCATGTTCAACAAATGAGTGCATTCATTCGTATTGTGAGTTATgctaacttaaaattatacacatttattaaacAACATTGTGAAATTTACTCATTTGGTTTCTTTTCTACAGGATAAAAACAAAGAGACACTTGGCTTACACTTTAATGACAATGTATCATGGTCATTGATAGTAAATCATATTGAAGCTGAATACCTGATGGATGaaacaataagaataataacaaaCGCTAAGCAAAAATTGTGTTCTGCCATGCAAATGGCCAATTTAAATTGCTCAACTTAAATGAATCAAGTCATCCAATAAAATTGTTACAGCTCAAAATGTCACAGATTTCAGAAACGtgtgcaatttaaatttttattttttaaatgagattatttatttttattaatccaaTCATCTTATTGACATTAACATTATTCAAATTTGtgtgattaatttaaatgaatccatatagagcataataatatgtgcaactactattcattgttatttattattatttctaaaaaatataaattatttgtgaaaaaaaatatatctatagtattcattaataaaaatatatcaactgtATATGTGTGTTAATTTGCCAATTTTATCACTAATCTATACTTCTAATCAAggatttttttagataaatattttaattaaaattatttttcttcaaaatcatctgtaaattttcttttgattactttattatatatattgttagtaTTCAACtaccaaataaataactttaaatccaaacttaatgaattatataaaatacaaatgtacatTTAGAAGGATTTACTCTATATTTGGAACACGGCATATCTATAGCCGTGATTTAGAGAGCAGTATTGTAAGCCCATTGTATATACTTAAACACTTAAACTGTCTaccaatttaagaaaaaaaaaaaatatttaaatgattatttttattttaatagctataCAAGCAAATATCTGAAGTTCAAAATTCCAgtgatattatacatagacgCAGGGGCatatttagaaatgtcttaaaaaaaagttcaaaaagttcaaatttgcgtGCATGGGGTAGAGTTGTGAAAtatctcatataataaaaataagtataaaatacggtGAATGGGGTGAGGGGGCACGGGCCCCATGTGCCCCTCCCTTAAATACGCCCCTGGGTAGACagcaaacaattaattatactttaataattgtatttagttaaaatatatttactaaactgGAAGAATAATAGTACAACTATGGGAAatggtatgtataaaataatgaaattatcatTGGCATCAAAAAAGGTATGCTTATCTTTCTATGTTTGGCATCATGCCTTAAAGTACTGTGATGAAGTACTGGATAATTTGTAgagaaaaaaaacagaatattataatgcattactATTCAAGTTTATACACCATTAATAATCCAAAACACTTGTCATAATCTTCAATCATCCtccagttataattaaaaatgtaatacagtcGAATTGCAAtaactcaattattttttttattcccctagaaatgtaaattatatataaattaatataaatttgagttagatattttgaataatacatatctcgaagcgaatttttatctcccttcaaCTTCAAGTTATCGCAACTCGACTGTACCTTATGAAACCAATAATAAATCCATAATAACGATTAAGCATAATTTAGTATTGATAATTAATGTTTGAAACACAGGCAACAGGATAAGGAATAGGAGTagcataagtaaataaaaaaacactgaAAATTATGTTcagataatttaatacttttttttttaattttatcaatcttttttcatttttcttttgaaCACAAACTTGTACCCTacgagttattataatatataatgtaaatatgatttttgtgttactaaataaataaataaaatacctaataaaattggaaatttatgattcaaataataaaacaatggtggacataatatttttttttaagtacaataattacagcatgatacatattaataaagtcGTTATAAATAGCTTCACTTTGCAATACATGTTCTTTACTAAATAACATAGACAATAAATATGCAATCAGcaatttttaatacgttttatgtctacaaaatataattgatatatttatagactttttttacaatattatataaatcgaacaattgatttaaatacattttaagatagtcattctaatttttacataatttttatcttattgcTTCATAGAAGTTTTATTTTAGATCACAGGTTTTgacatacttttatttttaatattacaaaccaAATcagaaaaatgataaaatatcaataataataatagtaataataataataataataaagcatttACAATCTCGTGGTCTTGTGTACACGTTACTCTTAGAAATGAGTATACACAGTTAAATaatcattcaaataaaataaaaaaaagctatcaacaatttataacaaCGTTGATGTAACTTAGATGttagcaataaatataaatattataaataatattttagtttacacattaaaaaaaggtaatatttaataaataatttatgagtatTATAAATACCAATACCATTTATTCTTTACATCAATTCAAACACTGTGCtctttgaaaaaatgttttcaataacaCATTACaaacaatagttaatataactatgatatttttataacatataatttaaagtccTTTTAAAATGGGATTTCTTAGGTATCTCTATTATAATGTTTGGAACATTAGTATGATGACTGAtggtcataattttataatgacaattgaaatgatttcaataataaatagcaattatagttattactaatcAATGAACAACATTGTGAACTCAAATTATTGCTGAATTTTAGAAATGATTGATGAACACTGTCCAATACTTTATATCCGTTaactagtatatattatataattttaaacattatcaaatattcattaattaactCAGACAACTCTgaaaaaattcagaaaataatgTAGTGTAatcaaattactaaaataagttgTTTACAAATCCAATATCTGTGcttgtaatttataaagtaaagaAATTTAAGAAGTAaaacaatacttataatatgtacttacatataatatttagaaactgtgtactacatattttgacatattattgtaatgtataatattaataacattatattctagtaaaatgaaaaaaaaaaattctttattataatgtacagctatataatatgtatgtatactataaatttttttttcattttaataataatcttacagTGTTAgagaatattatatctaattaattataatatggtaaatcatagaaagaaataaataaataaaaattattgtacacaCAAATGTAAGGCCTAGCCACCACATTTACCAATATTGATTATAGAGTTAAAACGTAATCACAGAACATTCTGTGACGTAATGGTGTTACacctaacatttaaaaatataactacatacatttaaaatattaattgttaatttaaataaattaaagagaacataaaatataacttaatgttTAAAAGGTGTACATACAACATAAAACTGCTCAAAAAGCTGGTCATTTTTATcaggtacaaataataatttattttggtttttatgtaTGGAGGAAatacttttgataaaatatctgtatactggccaaatattatagtttttattgctTGGTAACTTAATCAGCAATAAATGTTtaacttaaacaatatatatgtatatatatggtgtaaggtaaatttaaaaaaaaacttaacactGTCTTactttattctaaataatttatttctcattTCTCTTCAATTGTAAACacttaccatatattataatattttaaaatattattatatattatattttttttaaattttattacaagtagcaatatacaatatgttagCTAAAAGTATTAGCGCTTAAATTGAAGaagaaataaattgtttaaaaattagtaattccCTAATTAATcagttactaaaaattataaataatgcagtgtactaatttttataaactggatataataattattatataattaatagacacgcattttttttttttttaattttaattttttatacttttctattttgttaacattttttactttttttgtatcttttattattttttcccttTACCCAATGtaagctaaaatattattatttcaacctattataattttactaactgATTATATTAGAAGCCAgtatgattgattttttttttttaattataattatttagagtTAACAGCATTTACGATTGTTGTTAGCACCCGACGGTCGCATGTTCTTGTCGGCCCTCCTCAGTCTTTTGTTACTTGCACTTAGCATCAAATTTACACGATTGATGTGTGTCAGCTGGTTACGACTCAAAATACGAGTTTCTCTGTGAGCTTGCAgctgtaaataaaatgtttgttattaaaataaatacattatgtaagaaaaaaaaattatgatgaaaaaaGTTTTTGCAGAAGGTCATGAAATAATTTCTTAAGAAttcaacattaatttaaaattatatattaaaacggtcataatattattgttgagttCTTACCTTCTGCGCTTTATTAGTGCCAGCAATCATTGCCAGCTCTCTTTTAAGCAACTCGTGCTTGTAAGCATTTTCTTCTGGTCGAGACACTAAAGAATTAAGTGCAATGGAAGTTGTCAATGGTATGATGATGTTCTCCTTTTTCACGGGAGACTTTTGGTCTCTTTTTTCAATCACATCACATTTTGGTCTTACCACTGCTGTTTGGGTAATTGGATGAGATTCAATTATCTCATGTTTTACTTCTTTAACAATAGATTTTTGTTGTaccttctttttctttttttcttctgTATCTATAACAGATACAGGTTTTTGTGCTTCAACACAAATTGTTGAATTATTGATAGACTTTTGTTGCTTTTCAACAACTGGTTTTATAGCATTTCTTTTTGGTGTTTTACAGCTTTTTGGCACATCAGATTGTATTATGCTAAAGGAACTCAACCTGACCAATCGTTCTTGGGCACGAATTTTAGGAACAATTATTTCTTTTGGGGTCGTCTTTTGCGActcatttttcattaaatgagGCAATGGGCATGGTGGTTTACGGCCTTTCTTCATGACTTTTTTAGGTGTAAAGACTTTCATAACTGTCTGTGTTTCTTCTTCCATTGGCAAAATTATTTGAGGTGACTCAACAACTTCGACTTTGGATTCAATTTTAACATGTTTTGTTTCAGACATGTCGTTTTTTGGTTGTCTTCGTTTTAATGAAGCTGCTACTTCTTTATAGCTACGAATAGGTGGAGGAGAGCATTCTTTGGGCTTGGAAATTGGAGCCAACACTGGA includes:
- the LOC132920828 gene encoding titin, producing MFSNLSSWFYGSNTTEKSDEVAATDPCPDSLIEVDENFEPIEIDESDDWVILGKGESESDSKKTDDEGCGGVVDRHSRSSSSCQNEEGWFVTPPPCFTSIGPADMETTPLENLLIEHPSMSVYHSPTVSSVMPEKRSLASIASNSESFDDDTPIVFEAVKCKEKVPKHPKKKTLKKSVPLDEFKIAPETILGDVPSVLPSPVVEVKKVERSQTEMFPVLAPISKPKECSPPPIRSYKEVAASLKRRQPKNDMSETKHVKIESKVEVVESPQIILPMEEETQTVMKVFTPKKVMKKGRKPPCPLPHLMKNESQKTTPKEIIVPKIRAQERLVRLSSFSIIQSDVPKSCKTPKRNAIKPVVEKQQKSINNSTICVEAQKPVSVIDTEEKKKKKVQQKSIVKEVKHEIIESHPITQTAVVRPKCDVIEKRDQKSPVKKENIIIPLTTSIALNSLVSRPEENAYKHELLKRELAMIAGTNKAQKLQAHRETRILSRNQLTHINRVNLMLSASNKRLRRADKNMRPSGANNNRKCC